One window of Methanocalculus alkaliphilus genomic DNA carries:
- a CDS encoding pyruvate kinase alpha/beta domain-containing protein — MGYITRETAYFDKPGKENTADVVHLAVERARLLNCTQIVVASTSGKTALAFLDAVRGTGIRLVVVSHVVGFSKPGVWEFSEDAAATLRAEGHTIVTGTHTLSGLERALSRSERVGGGSRSEAIAEALRRVVAVGLKVAVESVLIAADQGAIPIENEVIAVGGTATGADCAAVIRPAHTATFFDLQVREIIAMPRNR; from the coding sequence ATGGGCTACATCACACGAGAAACGGCATACTTTGACAAGCCAGGAAAAGAGAATACCGCAGATGTGGTTCATCTCGCGGTCGAACGGGCGCGCCTGCTGAATTGTACGCAGATCGTGGTCGCCAGCACCAGCGGGAAGACCGCACTCGCGTTCCTTGATGCGGTCCGGGGAACCGGGATACGCCTCGTTGTCGTCTCGCATGTCGTCGGCTTCTCAAAGCCCGGCGTCTGGGAGTTCTCCGAAGATGCCGCTGCAACCCTCAGAGCCGAAGGCCATACCATCGTCACCGGAACACATACCCTCTCCGGGCTTGAACGCGCCCTCTCACGTTCAGAGCGTGTCGGTGGAGGCTCACGATCCGAAGCGATTGCCGAGGCGCTCCGCCGCGTTGTTGCCGTCGGGCTGAAGGTTGCGGTCGAATCGGTGCTGATCGCAGCAGACCAGGGCGCCATCCCGATCGAAAATGAGGTGATCGCGGTCGGCGGGACTGCCACCGGCGCAGACTGTGCCGCTGTCATCCGGCCTGCACATACAGCCACCTTCTTCGATCTCCAGGTCAGGGAGATCATCGCGATGCCAAGGAACCGGTAA
- a CDS encoding redox-regulated ATPase YchF → MITLALAGKPNCGKSTFFKAATLADVEIANYPFTTIDANNGVAYVRSPCPCRELDLDCGHCHDGFRFINVGLIDVAGLVPDAHKGKGLGNQFLDNLRAADAIIQIVDASGGTDAEGNPVDPGSHDPMEDIRFLRFEMAMWVAGIIEKHLPRLARAAQGKEAALVDLLAEGLAGLSMTADDIRSALAETDVDLFTADGDALCRFADALIAINKPMVTVANKADLASPDLLAAFPPEVVRTTAAAELALRGAVSAGVISYLPGDPDFTVKPGGTLTPQQEKGLSMVRAVMQRFNGTGVQEAVNRAVFSLLDMIVVYPVEDETHFTDGKNRILPDAFLMRRGSTPRDLAYRVHTDIGKGFLYAVDARTKMRVKDSTELKSGDIIRIVSTAK, encoded by the coding sequence ATGATCACGCTTGCTCTTGCTGGTAAACCAAACTGTGGCAAGTCCACGTTCTTTAAGGCGGCGACCCTGGCGGATGTCGAGATCGCAAACTATCCGTTCACAACGATCGATGCAAACAATGGTGTCGCCTATGTCCGGTCTCCCTGCCCGTGCCGTGAGCTTGACCTTGACTGTGGACACTGCCATGACGGATTCCGGTTCATCAATGTCGGTCTCATCGATGTCGCGGGTCTTGTCCCGGATGCCCACAAAGGGAAGGGGCTTGGCAATCAGTTTCTTGACAACCTCCGGGCTGCCGATGCGATCATTCAGATCGTGGATGCAAGCGGGGGGACGGATGCCGAGGGGAACCCCGTTGATCCGGGGAGCCATGATCCGATGGAGGATATCCGGTTCCTCAGGTTCGAGATGGCAATGTGGGTTGCAGGCATTATTGAGAAGCATCTCCCGCGCCTTGCCCGTGCTGCCCAGGGGAAGGAGGCGGCACTCGTCGACCTTCTTGCAGAAGGGCTTGCCGGGCTCTCGATGACGGCTGATGATATCAGATCCGCACTCGCAGAGACCGATGTCGATCTCTTCACCGCCGATGGCGATGCACTCTGCCGGTTTGCCGATGCCCTGATTGCCATCAACAAGCCGATGGTGACGGTTGCGAACAAGGCTGATCTCGCATCACCAGACCTCCTTGCGGCATTTCCTCCGGAGGTCGTCAGGACAACGGCAGCGGCAGAGCTCGCCCTCAGAGGAGCCGTCTCTGCCGGGGTTATCTCCTATCTTCCTGGTGATCCCGACTTTACGGTCAAACCGGGTGGAACCCTCACTCCGCAGCAGGAGAAGGGGCTCTCAATGGTCAGGGCGGTGATGCAGAGGTTCAATGGAACCGGTGTGCAGGAGGCGGTGAACAGGGCAGTCTTTTCGCTCCTTGATATGATCGTCGTCTATCCCGTCGAGGATGAGACCCATTTCACCGATGGAAAGAACCGGATCCTCCCGGATGCCTTCCTGATGAGGCGGGGTTCGACCCCCCGGGATCTTGCGTACCGTGTTCATACCGATATCGGGAAGGGATTCCTCTATGCGGTTGACGCGCGGACAAAGATGCGGGTGAAAGACTCGACAGAGCTCAAGAGTGGGGATATCATCCGGATCGTCAGCACAGCGAAGTAA
- a CDS encoding ATP-binding protein: protein MLQNREFGIIRGDLGKVKPLLNFAVIISGIRRCGKSTLLLQSMKREEEFYFMNFEDPRLGSFDLKEIELLQEVFIEEFGDRDLYYFDEIQNLPGWESYVRYLLDQNKKVIITGSNASLLSRELGTKLTGRNLRIELFPFSYQEYLLYMNREDSFDSFQAFLFSGGFPEYLRTGLDEVLGNLLMDIIARDIVFRHLIKNPGIITDLAVYLLGNISGEVTLSRLQKTFPEIGSVTTLSSYMDLLEDAYILFTVPRFSYSPRVRQVNPKKVYAIDNGLIRANSIGFSDDLGRLLENHVFLELRRRYREIFYFREKGECDFVVKEKAVVIQAIQVCYEVTSRNKEREVGGLLEAMDHFGLERGYILTADQEDEIRIAGRVISLIPARTFQY from the coding sequence ATGCTTCAAAATCGCGAATTCGGAATAATACGGGGGGATCTCGGGAAGGTGAAGCCTCTGTTGAATTTTGCCGTCATCATATCCGGTATCCGGAGATGTGGTAAAAGCACGCTCCTTCTTCAGTCAATGAAGAGAGAGGAGGAATTTTATTTCATGAATTTTGAGGATCCCCGTCTGGGTAGCTTTGATCTCAAGGAGATTGAGCTACTTCAGGAGGTCTTCATTGAGGAGTTTGGAGACCGGGATCTCTATTACTTTGACGAGATCCAGAACCTCCCAGGCTGGGAATCATATGTGCGATACCTTCTGGATCAGAATAAGAAGGTGATAATCACCGGATCTAATGCCTCTCTTCTGAGCCGGGAGCTTGGAACAAAACTGACCGGGAGAAACCTGCGTATAGAACTATTTCCATTCTCATATCAGGAATACCTTCTGTATATGAACAGGGAGGATTCATTCGATTCATTTCAGGCTTTCCTCTTCTCCGGGGGTTTTCCGGAGTACCTCAGAACAGGTCTTGATGAGGTTCTTGGGAACCTGCTCATGGATATTATCGCCAGGGATATCGTATTTCGTCACCTAATCAAAAATCCAGGCATTATAACAGATCTCGCCGTCTATCTGCTTGGGAATATATCAGGAGAGGTTACCCTCTCCCGGCTTCAGAAGACGTTTCCGGAGATCGGTTCGGTAACTACCCTGTCATCCTATATGGATCTTCTTGAAGATGCGTATATCCTCTTTACCGTACCGCGGTTTTCCTATTCCCCAAGAGTCAGGCAGGTTAACCCAAAAAAAGTGTATGCCATCGATAACGGGCTCATACGGGCAAACTCCATAGGATTTTCGGATGACCTGGGCAGGCTTCTTGAGAACCATGTCTTTCTGGAGTTGCGGAGACGATATCGGGAGATCTTCTATTTCCGCGAGAAGGGAGAGTGTGACTTTGTTGTGAAAGAGAAGGCGGTAGTCATACAGGCAATCCAGGTCTGCTATGAGGTCACCAGCCGGAATAAAGAGAGAGAGGTGGGCGGGCTGCTGGAGGCGATGGATCACTTCGGTCTGGAGAGGGGATATATTCTGACTGCTGATCAGGAGGACGAGATCCGGATTGCCGGAAGGGTTATCTCACTCATTCCGGCACGTACGTTTCAGTACTGA
- a CDS encoding nicotinamide-nucleotide adenylyltransferase, with protein MRRGFYIGRFQPYHNGHQAVLEGIADEVDEIIIGVGSAQLSHDTQNPFTAGERVLMITRALESIDCPFYVIPIEDIRRNALWVSHVTSMSPPFEICYTSNPLVIQLFREANIRVKSPPMYQRESLSGTTIRQRILDGEPWESYVPGPVVDVISEIDGVQRLRTIAETD; from the coding sequence ATCCGGCGCGGATTCTATATCGGCCGGTTTCAGCCCTACCATAACGGCCACCAGGCAGTCCTGGAAGGGATTGCGGATGAGGTTGATGAGATCATCATCGGTGTCGGGAGTGCCCAGCTCTCGCATGACACCCAGAATCCGTTTACCGCCGGAGAACGGGTGCTGATGATCACCCGCGCGCTTGAAAGTATCGACTGCCCCTTCTATGTCATTCCTATCGAGGATATCAGAAGAAACGCCCTCTGGGTCTCGCATGTCACCTCGATGTCACCCCCGTTTGAGATCTGCTATACATCAAACCCGCTCGTCATCCAGCTCTTCAGGGAAGCAAATATCAGAGTCAAATCACCTCCGATGTACCAGCGTGAGTCTCTCTCCGGAACGACGATTCGTCAGAGAATCCTTGATGGTGAGCCATGGGAGAGCTATGTCCCTGGGCCGGTGGTGGATGTCATCTCCGAGATCGATGGCGTTCAGCGGCTCAGAACCATAGCAGAGACCGATTGA
- the larB gene encoding nickel pincer cofactor biosynthesis protein LarB yields the protein MAKHPFLMDLLEEVRTGKRTPQEALEEISGLRVEEVGSLARIDLGRTLRCGIPEVVLAEGKDTPHLVAIMKRYLETTGRCIASRATEEQADAVRSGIPDASCEYSPDARMIILSDGRPVPKTGGTVAIITAGTSDIRVAEEARIIAEEMGCTTLTAYDVGAAGIHRLFPALQKLKDADAYIVCAGREGTLPAVVAGLVGRPVIGVPVSVGYGYMGKGEAALASMLQSCAVLAVVNIDAGFTAGAFAAQIAHGAGR from the coding sequence ATGGCGAAACATCCATTCCTGATGGATCTCCTGGAGGAGGTACGGACCGGGAAGAGAACCCCGCAGGAGGCTCTGGAGGAGATCTCCGGACTCCGGGTTGAGGAGGTGGGATCCCTTGCCAGGATCGACCTTGGGCGGACCCTCCGTTGCGGGATCCCCGAGGTCGTCCTTGCGGAAGGGAAGGATACCCCGCACCTTGTTGCAATCATGAAACGCTATCTTGAGACGACCGGCCGGTGCATTGCCAGCCGGGCGACTGAAGAGCAGGCAGATGCGGTGCGGAGTGGGATCCCGGATGCCTCCTGCGAATACTCCCCGGATGCACGGATGATCATCCTCTCAGATGGCAGACCGGTACCGAAGACAGGCGGAACGGTTGCGATCATCACCGCCGGCACCTCCGATATCCGTGTCGCCGAGGAGGCGCGGATCATTGCCGAAGAGATGGGGTGCACCACCCTCACCGCATATGATGTCGGTGCGGCAGGGATCCACCGCCTCTTCCCGGCACTTCAGAAACTCAAGGATGCCGATGCCTATATCGTCTGTGCAGGGCGTGAAGGAACACTCCCTGCCGTCGTTGCAGGGCTTGTCGGCCGACCGGTCATCGGGGTGCCGGTCTCGGTCGGGTACGGGTACATGGGGAAAGGGGAGGCGGCACTTGCGAGTATGCTGCAGTCCTGTGCAGTCCTTGCCGTCGTCAATATCGACGCAGGGTTCACTGCAGGGGCCTTCGCTGCGCAGATCGCTCACGGAGCAGGTCGATGA
- a CDS encoding ABC transporter permease, with the protein MNILFYVTCFGAAVVIFLWLRDLRIYGRTGKAGYRRAALRGVFWSATGLAGVAAADFNQPFIGIALVLGALYMQGQDERERVWTSEGSLERFLGAVRIQKR; encoded by the coding sequence ATGAATATCCTCTTCTACGTCACCTGTTTTGGAGCCGCCGTCGTCATCTTCCTCTGGCTCCGCGACCTCCGGATCTACGGGCGGACAGGCAAAGCCGGGTATCGGAGGGCAGCCCTCCGGGGAGTCTTCTGGTCGGCGACGGGGCTTGCAGGTGTTGCAGCAGCGGATTTCAATCAGCCTTTCATCGGGATCGCTCTCGTCCTCGGTGCCCTGTATATGCAGGGGCAGGATGAGCGTGAGCGGGTCTGGACAAGCGAGGGTTCCCTTGAGCGGTTCCTCGGCGCGGTCAGGATACAGAAGAGATAA
- the hisS gene encoding histidine--tRNA ligase, producing the protein MIQRPRGTRDFFPDELEERRGVEETLRRAVSRWGYREVATPEFEHLELFTIRSGEGIIGEMYAFQDKGGRDLSLRPELTAPVLRMYVNEAKVLNRPVRWYYFGDCFRYERPQKGRYRQFWQFGIELIGADTAQADAEVIAVGSDLLTSAGVRFELRVGHLAMMKSLIADLGADHQKQVMGCLDKRDYGALQTVLPEGDLAERLTALIESRTLDDAFAITGSIPEEERIRETFALLDAHEVAYTQYFGIARGLDYYTGCVFEAFAENLGAENQIMGGGAYRLAHLFGGEDTPSCGFAIGFDRVMVSRGEQGVLRPVTVALVVTPEGRLAGIGAAASFRRAGVRTLADLTGKSLSAQLSYAAKHADFAVVIGGREAESGMVTLRNLGSGDQETVSVDEAVLRVVNGGSR; encoded by the coding sequence ATGATTCAGAGACCGAGAGGAACCCGGGATTTCTTCCCGGATGAACTGGAAGAACGGAGGGGTGTTGAGGAGACATTACGCAGGGCGGTATCGCGGTGGGGATACCGGGAGGTTGCAACACCCGAATTTGAGCATCTCGAACTCTTCACTATACGTTCCGGCGAAGGCATTATCGGGGAGATGTACGCATTCCAGGATAAGGGAGGCCGTGATCTCTCGCTCCGTCCCGAGCTGACCGCCCCGGTCCTCCGGATGTATGTCAATGAGGCGAAGGTGCTGAACAGGCCGGTCCGGTGGTACTACTTCGGGGACTGTTTCCGGTATGAACGGCCACAGAAGGGCCGCTACCGTCAGTTCTGGCAGTTTGGTATCGAGCTGATCGGTGCGGATACCGCACAGGCGGATGCCGAGGTGATCGCGGTCGGCTCTGATCTCCTCACTTCTGCCGGGGTGAGATTTGAACTCCGTGTCGGCCATCTCGCGATGATGAAGAGTCTCATCGCCGATCTCGGGGCCGATCACCAGAAGCAGGTGATGGGCTGCCTCGATAAGCGGGATTATGGTGCTCTTCAGACGGTGCTCCCGGAGGGTGATCTCGCGGAGCGGCTCACCGCACTCATCGAGTCACGAACCCTCGATGATGCGTTTGCGATCACCGGATCAATCCCCGAAGAGGAGCGGATTCGGGAGACATTTGCCCTCCTTGATGCACACGAGGTGGCATATACCCAGTACTTCGGCATTGCACGGGGCCTTGATTACTATACCGGCTGTGTCTTCGAGGCATTTGCCGAGAATCTCGGTGCTGAGAACCAGATTATGGGAGGTGGCGCCTACCGGCTCGCCCACCTCTTCGGCGGCGAGGATACCCCCTCCTGCGGGTTTGCCATCGGCTTTGACCGTGTGATGGTCTCCCGGGGTGAACAGGGGGTTCTGCGCCCGGTGACGGTTGCCCTGGTGGTGACGCCTGAAGGGAGACTGGCGGGTATCGGTGCTGCTGCATCATTCCGGAGAGCCGGTGTGCGGACGCTTGCTGATCTGACCGGAAAAAGTCTCTCGGCACAGCTCTCGTATGCGGCAAAACATGCAGACTTTGCCGTCGTCATCGGTGGCCGCGAGGCTGAGAGCGGGATGGTGACGCTTCGAAACCTCGGGAGCGGTGATCAGGAGACGGTTTCGGTGGATGAGGCGGTGCTCCGGGTGGTGAACGGTGGTTCTCGCTGA
- a CDS encoding DNA topoisomerase VI subunit B: MVLAEELAKQQKSISVAEFFEKNKHLLGFDSPTRGIITTIKEAIDNALDACEESMVLPDILVIIRKTGSDTYSIAVEDNGPGIMPEQVPFVFGKLLYGSRFHQVRQSRGQQGIGISAAVLYAQLTSGTPAVVISRTGAKTKAHRFTLMIRTETNEPDILSHEETDWALPHGTRIELEFASSMAAKKRLLEYLKYTSIVNPHARFRIEIDGEGTTFERVSGEVPPCPRSIKPHPHGIELGILKRMAAGSDSPVEQFLQEEFSRVGKKTASEILALASIEGSLPASSLPPPDLKTLLATMQTVRIPAPPAQTCLSPIGEELLVEGLEKEFALDFVKARSRAPGVFSGHSFVVEAAIGYGGRLDAEGSAKILRFANRVPLLYQQGACAITQSVQSINWKGYGISQAGLPMGPVLILVHVASTNVPFTSESKDAVASIPEVEREIVLALQELGRDLKLFLSRRDRGRIAEDRARAVCAIIPDIALKVAEIVEAPVPDTSAIEGRIMRRVVVKRGLRGDVVSIRVDNHTAKPVELTLYDISADTGEGATVPPHFVSDLDGETTKCWRVALPPHESFQTTYPGSGGGSLTVQGIDESQMVLLNLDE, translated from the coding sequence GTGGTTCTCGCTGAGGAACTGGCGAAGCAACAGAAGAGTATCAGTGTAGCGGAGTTCTTTGAGAAGAACAAGCATCTTCTCGGCTTCGACTCCCCGACACGCGGCATCATCACCACGATAAAGGAGGCGATAGATAATGCCCTCGACGCCTGTGAAGAGTCGATGGTCCTCCCTGATATTCTGGTGATCATCAGGAAGACGGGATCGGATACCTACTCAATTGCTGTTGAGGATAACGGTCCCGGTATCATGCCGGAGCAGGTTCCGTTCGTCTTTGGAAAACTGCTCTACGGCTCCCGGTTCCACCAGGTCAGGCAGAGCAGGGGTCAGCAGGGGATCGGAATCTCGGCTGCCGTCCTCTATGCCCAGCTGACGAGCGGAACACCCGCGGTGGTCATCTCACGGACCGGGGCGAAGACGAAGGCGCACCGGTTCACCCTGATGATCAGGACGGAGACGAATGAGCCGGATATCCTCTCGCATGAGGAGACAGACTGGGCGCTCCCTCACGGAACCAGGATCGAGCTTGAGTTTGCCAGCTCGATGGCTGCAAAGAAGCGGCTCCTTGAGTACCTGAAGTACACCTCCATCGTCAATCCGCATGCCCGGTTCCGGATCGAGATCGATGGCGAGGGGACGACCTTTGAACGGGTATCCGGTGAGGTACCCCCCTGCCCCCGGTCGATCAAGCCGCATCCGCATGGAATCGAGCTTGGTATCCTGAAACGGATGGCGGCGGGAAGCGATAGTCCGGTGGAACAATTCCTCCAGGAGGAGTTCTCGCGTGTCGGAAAGAAGACCGCCTCTGAGATCCTTGCCCTTGCATCGATAGAAGGGAGTCTTCCTGCATCATCACTCCCGCCACCAGATCTGAAGACGCTCCTTGCCACCATGCAGACGGTCCGGATCCCGGCACCACCGGCGCAGACCTGCCTCTCCCCAATCGGGGAGGAGCTTCTGGTTGAGGGGCTTGAGAAGGAGTTTGCCCTCGACTTTGTGAAGGCCCGGAGCAGGGCACCCGGGGTCTTCTCCGGACATTCCTTTGTGGTGGAGGCGGCAATCGGATATGGAGGGAGGCTTGATGCCGAAGGATCCGCAAAGATACTCAGGTTTGCAAACCGCGTCCCCCTCCTTTACCAGCAGGGGGCATGTGCCATCACCCAGTCGGTCCAGTCGATCAACTGGAAAGGGTATGGGATATCCCAGGCAGGCCTCCCGATGGGCCCGGTTCTGATCCTCGTCCATGTCGCCTCGACGAATGTCCCCTTTACAAGTGAGAGCAAGGATGCCGTCGCCTCCATCCCCGAGGTCGAACGTGAGATCGTCCTTGCACTCCAGGAGCTTGGCCGGGATCTGAAACTCTTCCTCTCACGGCGGGACCGGGGCAGGATAGCAGAGGATCGGGCACGTGCGGTCTGTGCCATCATCCCTGATATCGCCTTGAAGGTCGCAGAGATTGTGGAAGCTCCGGTCCCCGACACCTCGGCTATTGAAGGGAGGATCATGCGCCGCGTGGTGGTGAAGCGGGGGCTCCGTGGAGATGTGGTCTCTATCCGGGTTGATAACCATACGGCTAAGCCGGTTGAGCTGACACTCTACGATATCTCAGCAGATACCGGTGAGGGGGCGACCGTTCCTCCGCACTTCGTCTCTGATCTCGACGGGGAGACGACGAAGTGCTGGCGGGTCGCCCTGCCGCCGCATGAGTCATTTCAAACAACGTATCCCGGCTCCGGCGGCGGGAGCCTGACGGTGCAGGGGATCGATGAGTCGCAGATGGTTCTGCTGAATCTCGATGAGTGA
- a CDS encoding carbonic anhydrase yields the protein MIEEFIKGNRSFIKKDFEKDRARYDALAVSQSPKALWIGCADSRVEPERIIDADAGELFVHRNIANIVPVGDWNFAAVLEYAVAHLRVPGIVICGHSECGGIKALDKEMDDSYIPLWIDNAREAKRRVDARIAAPITPEESKNRLTEMEKENIRLQIEHLRTYPIVKRAEAGKKVEIYGVYYDLATGLLEEVK from the coding sequence ATGATTGAAGAATTCATCAAAGGAAACAGGTCTTTTATCAAGAAGGATTTTGAGAAGGATCGTGCACGGTACGATGCCCTTGCCGTCTCGCAGAGCCCAAAAGCACTCTGGATCGGATGCGCAGACTCGCGGGTTGAACCCGAACGGATCATCGATGCAGATGCAGGCGAGCTCTTTGTTCACCGGAATATCGCAAACATCGTGCCGGTCGGAGACTGGAACTTCGCTGCCGTCCTTGAGTATGCAGTCGCCCACCTCAGGGTTCCGGGTATCGTCATCTGTGGCCACTCCGAATGCGGAGGGATCAAGGCACTCGACAAGGAGATGGATGACTCCTATATCCCCCTCTGGATCGACAATGCCCGTGAGGCGAAACGGAGGGTCGATGCACGGATAGCTGCACCCATAACCCCGGAAGAGTCAAAGAACAGGCTCACTGAGATGGAGAAGGAGAATATCAGGCTTCAGATCGAGCATCTGAGGACATATCCGATCGTGAAGAGGGCCGAAGCAGGGAAAAAAGTGGAGATTTACGGGGTATATTACGATCTCGCAACCGGTCTCCTTGAAGAAGTTAAATAA
- the ilvD gene encoding dihydroxy-acid dehydratase yields the protein MRSDEIKKGYPRAPNRSLLRSLGVSDQEMDLPFIGIANAWNDIVPGHTHLRNLSQKVREGIAAGGGVPFEFGVIGICDGIAMGHQGMRYSLPSRENIADSIELMTEAHRFDGIVCIGTCDKIVPGMLMAAARLDIPAIMLTGGPMMPGYLQGKDLSLVDVFEAVGKVAAGTVPEEALCALECAAMPGCGSCQGLYTANTMACMTEAMGMSISGSAAMPAVEAGKLRVARETGVRIMDLVRSGTNATDIITNKSLRNAIRVDMALGGSTNTVLHLMAIAREAGVPLNLETFNSISDTTPHICHMQPAGPHAMVALHRAGGIPAVFHRLIDSLEDAETVSGKTVYQIAEEIQLIDETVVRPITDPVHTSGGLRILSGSLAPNGAVVKYAAVHESMWQHRGPARVFDGEELAIKAILGREIREGDVVIIRYEGPRGGPGMPEMLAPTSALMGLGYKKVVLITDGRFSGGTRGPCIGHVAPEAEVGGPIALVRDGDEIIVDITTKRMDINVDEAELDRRRSMWRPKARTLKGVLGRYARTVGQADSGAVEL from the coding sequence ATGCGTAGTGATGAAATAAAAAAAGGGTACCCTCGTGCCCCAAACCGTTCCCTCCTCCGCTCACTTGGGGTCAGTGATCAGGAGATGGATCTCCCCTTCATCGGGATAGCTAATGCCTGGAACGATATCGTCCCCGGCCACACCCATCTCCGGAACCTCTCCCAGAAGGTCAGGGAAGGGATCGCCGCAGGCGGGGGCGTCCCCTTTGAATTTGGCGTCATCGGAATCTGTGACGGGATTGCGATGGGCCACCAGGGGATGCGGTACTCCCTTCCGTCCCGTGAGAATATTGCAGACTCAATCGAACTGATGACAGAGGCGCACCGGTTCGATGGTATCGTCTGTATCGGGACCTGCGACAAGATCGTTCCCGGCATGCTGATGGCAGCTGCCCGCCTCGACATCCCTGCGATCATGCTCACCGGCGGGCCGATGATGCCAGGATACCTTCAGGGGAAGGATCTCTCCCTCGTCGATGTCTTCGAGGCGGTCGGGAAGGTCGCCGCAGGAACCGTTCCCGAAGAGGCGCTCTGCGCCCTCGAATGCGCCGCAATGCCGGGATGCGGCAGCTGCCAGGGTCTTTACACCGCAAATACGATGGCATGTATGACCGAGGCGATGGGAATGTCCATCTCCGGGTCAGCCGCCATGCCTGCTGTTGAAGCCGGGAAGCTCAGGGTTGCAAGGGAGACGGGAGTGCGCATCATGGATCTCGTCAGATCCGGAACAAACGCGACCGATATCATCACAAATAAGAGCCTCCGAAATGCCATACGCGTCGATATGGCGCTCGGAGGATCAACCAATACCGTCCTCCACCTCATGGCGATCGCCCGGGAGGCAGGGGTTCCCCTGAACCTTGAGACCTTCAACAGCATCAGTGACACAACACCCCATATCTGCCATATGCAGCCGGCAGGGCCGCATGCAATGGTCGCCCTTCACAGGGCTGGCGGAATCCCGGCGGTCTTTCACAGGCTGATCGATTCGCTTGAGGATGCCGAGACGGTTTCAGGAAAGACCGTGTACCAGATCGCAGAAGAGATCCAGCTCATCGACGAGACGGTTGTCCGGCCGATCACCGATCCGGTCCATACAAGCGGCGGCCTCCGGATCCTCTCCGGAAGCCTCGCCCCGAATGGTGCCGTCGTCAAGTACGCGGCGGTTCATGAGTCCATGTGGCAGCACAGGGGACCGGCCCGTGTCTTTGATGGCGAAGAGCTGGCGATCAAGGCGATCCTTGGACGGGAGATCCGGGAAGGCGATGTCGTCATCATCAGGTACGAAGGTCCACGCGGGGGTCCGGGGATGCCGGAGATGCTCGCACCAACATCAGCACTGATGGGGCTTGGATACAAGAAGGTGGTCCTGATCACCGATGGAAGGTTCTCCGGGGGAACACGGGGGCCATGCATCGGCCATGTCGCACCTGAGGCGGAGGTCGGGGGCCCGATCGCTCTTGTCAGGGACGGGGACGAGATCATCGTCGACATCACGACAAAACGTATGGATATAAACGTTGATGAGGCAGAACTCGACCGGAGACGGAGTATGTGGAGGCCGAAGGCGCGCACGCTCAAAGGGGTGCTTGGACGCTATGCACGCACCGTCGGCCAGGCAGATTCCGGTGCTGTCGAATTATAA